The Stigmatella ashevillena genomic sequence AAGGGGTCTGCCCCTCTGCCTGCCGTCACCCCTTGGACAGTCAGGAGGTGGCACCTTCTCCAGACACCTCCCACTTTGTGGTCGAGACTCGGCACGAGGGCGACGTGGCCTCCAGGGAGGCTACTTGCCCTCCGGGGCGGGGGCCTTCAGGTGCTTCTCGATGCGGGACGTGATGTCCGGCAGCACCTCGTTGGGGATGGGAACGGAGAGGTTGTACTGGGCGATCTTCCAGAGGTTGCCCTCCTTCACGAGCACGCCCGAGCCCCGGCAGGGGCCCATGTTCGGCGTGTCGAGCACCTCATCGAACCAGGCCACCGTCCCGTCCTTGGACACGACGAGGTTGCGGGACACCGCCCGGAAGCTCCACGCCTTGCCGCGCGTGAAATACGGCTTCGCCCAGGCCCGGAACGCGTCCCGGGTCCACCGTTCGGTGGCGTCCGTGCCCAGGAAGACGCCCTCGGCGGTGAAGTGGCCAAAGTAGCGCGCTTCGTCCGCCTCGGCGGCGGCCTTGTGCCAGTCATCGAGCACGGCGGCGGGCGCAGCCACCTTCGGAACAGCCGGAGCGGCTGGCGCGGCGGCCACGAGCGACAGACAGAGCAGAGCGGCAACGGACACGGATGGCTCCAGAACGAGAGGGGTTCGCGGTATGAAGCGCGACGGCGGGGGCGCGGGTCAAGGCGCTCGGCCCGGAAAAGGCGGTGCACGTGGTTCTCGAGAGCTTCCAGGTGGGTGAGGGCGAAGTGCCCACGGTGTTGCTGCACGGCTTCCTCGGCTCGGGGCGCAACCTGCGCTCGCTGGCGGTGGCCTGGAGCGAGGCGGAGCCCCAGCGCCGCTTCCTCTTGCCGGACCTGACGGGCCACGGCACCTCTCCCGCCCTGCCACCCGGGGCAGACCTGGACACGCTCGCCCGCGACGTGCAGGAGACCGCCCGCGCGAAGGGCTTCACCGGGCCCCTGGAGTGGGTGGGCCACTCGTTGGGGGGGCGTGTGTCGCTCGCGGCGAGCCTCTTGTTCCCCTCGGAGGTGACCCCTGTGACGCTGCTGGACATCACGCCCAGCCCCGTGCCGGTGAACCTGTCCGAGAGCGGCATGGTGCTGAACATCCTGCTCCAGGCGCCGGACTCCGCGCCCAGCCGGAAAGAGATGCGCGCGGACCTGATGGGCCATGGCCTCTCGGCGGGGCTGGCGGACTGGCTGGTGATGAACCTCGTGTCCCTGCCTGAAGGCGGCGTGCGCTGGCGCTTCGACCGGCAGGCGCTCTTGGAACTGCACGAGCGGGTGAATAAAACGGACCTCTGGGCGGCGGTGGAGCGCCCCGGGGCGAAGGTGCGCTGCATTCGCGGAGGGCGCGCGCGCTACGTGACGGATGCAGACCTGGCGCGCCTGGAAAAGGCAGGCTGCCCGGTGGCCACGCTTCCGGAGTCGGGCCATTTCGTCCACGTGGACGCGCCCCAGGCCCTGCTTCAGTGGCTGCGGACGTGGGGCTGAGGCACCGCGAACGGGCCGCTCAAAACTTGGAGAACAGGATGAGCTTACCCAGCGTCTCCGCCCCACCGGCGCCCGCCATGTTCCACACGAGCGAGAGGATGTCGGGCGCCTGCTCCACATGCCGGGCCACGAGGTAGAAGCACTCCACCGCCGCCCGGTCCAGCAGGGCCTGCTGCTCCTCGGAGGCCAGCCCCGAGGCCGAAGCGCGAAGGGCCGCCACGGCTGGGTGCCCCGCCAGCGCCAGCCGCAGCATCGCCACGCGCACCGCCAGCCGGAAGACATACGCGAGCAGGCTCGGGGCTTCCGTAAAGGGGGCCCGCAGCCACTGGTTCACCGTGTAGTGGAGGAAGTACTGCTGGATGCGTGCCCCGTGCACCGCGTCCAGCCAATCCCAGCGAGCGGCAACCTCGCGCCATGCCTCCTCGGGTGAGCCTTCCGCCTCCTCGGAGCCCCAGAGCGAGACCAGCACGCCATCGGCGAACGGCTTGAAGCGCTCACCCCGCGCCACCGCCCGTCTCGCCTTCAGCATCGACGCCAGCAAGCCCGCACAGGGCCCCCCCGGCACTTCCAGCGTGGCGAAGTCCCGGTGCATCGCCTCCAGCTTGTCCGGAGCCTCGAAGGGCGGCAGCAACGCATCCAACACCTGTCCCGCCTGCTCCGCATCTCCCGCGAACGGCGCCTCGCCCCGGAAGATCGAGTCGAGCTGGAACGCCCACTGTCCGAGAAACCCGAGCCGGGACGCGAGCGGAAACCCCTGCTGGTGCAACAGCACCAGGGCGGCGGCCCGAATGCGCTCGGCATGGAGGACATACGCGTCCCCGGGCTCGCCGGGAAAAGGCCTCGCCACCTCGGGCCGAGGCACCTGCTCCCAGGGGCCGGGCACCTGCTCCAGGGCGTCCGCCTTCAACAAGAGGCGCCGGGCCATCTCCGGACAGGCGAGTGAGCCAGCCACCTCGACCTGCTCGCCCACCTTCGAGACGATTCGCGGAAAGGTGGCACAGCCATCGGGCAGCACGCGCTCCCCATGGCGCCGGTGCAGAGAGCAAAACTTCTGGGTATCGAGAAAGGGACAGCTTCCGTCCGAGCCCATCTGGATGAAGGCCCGCTCGGCGGGAGGACCGTCCGGCTGGGGAACCACGAGCATCGCCACCCGCTCCGCGTCGGGAGTCCCCGCCACGCCCTCACGCAGCTTGGCCAGGCGCTCCTCGCTGACGGGAATCCGGAGCCCGACGCAGCAGGTGTCCTCGCAGCGATCGGCGAGGCACTGGAACTCCAAGACGCTTCGGACGAAACGGGGAAGCGCATCCATGGCGGTAGGCCTCAAGCTCACCGGAGCATAGCGCGGCCCCCGCGCTCCTGTCCGGGCTCCCCTGCGCCCGGAGGCAGGCGTCCGCTCCCCATGCAGAGAAGCGGACACCCACCACACCCTGAAGCGCCGAGACTACCGGGCGTGCCGGCGGCGCAGCATCGCGCTCAGGCCCAGCAGCAGGGCCAGGGCGCTGAACGCCGTGCCATTGGCGCTCGCACAGTCACAGCCCCCATCGTCATCCTCTCCGGGAGGCGGCTCCGGGGTGGCCGGGGCTTGGACGAACACCACGGTGGAGCGCGCTGGCACGACGAACGTCCCCGCCGCACCGTCGAAGGAGGCCGTGCGCACCGTGGGGTCCGCCGACTCCTGCTGCACCGGGTGGAGCACCAGCGGCTGCGACTGGAACGCCGCCGCCGTGAAGCGCTGCTCCGTGCCCGTGGCGTTGAAGAACACCACCGCGCGCTCGAACTCGCCCTGAGCGGCGGGCGCATCGCCCTGAATGCTCATGACGATGAGGCCGGGCGTCTGCCCCGAGCCCGTGTTCTCGAAGCGCACGCGCTGCTGAATCTCCGCGGCCGTCCGGAGGCGGAAGAGGCGTGAGCTCTTGCGGATGCGCACCACCTCCTCGAAGTGGGCGAGCGCCTGGGCGATGTGGGCCGGCGCCGGTTTGAGCGCGGGGTCGGCCAGCAGCGTCTTGAAGAACGGCCAGTTGTCCTTGTTGTCGTCGTACGGCGGCAGGCCCACGCCCCAGTTGTTGGACTGGTAGGTGAAATCCAGCCGGTTGAACCAATCGCCCGAGTTGTAGCTGTTGCGGTCCAGGGACTTGGAGCGCAGCAGCTCGTCCCCCGCGTGGAAGAAGGGAATGCCCTGGGCCAGTGCCACCAGGCTGATGCCCATGTTGTGCATCCGCACCCGCGTGTCCATGGAGGCGCTGCGCGGGGCCTTGAGCTGCACGGCGTCGAACAGCGTCTCGTTGTCGTGGGCCGAGACGTAGGTGATGACTTCCTGCGGATCCAAGGTGTAGCCGGCCGGAGCGCCGTTGTAGCTCACCTCCGAGCCCTTGACGGCCTTGTCCTCCACACTGGTGAAGGAGTAGTCCCGGAGGTTGCCCGCCAGCCCCACGCGGATGCGGTCCATGTGCTGCAAGAGCAGCGTCTTCGGCTCACTCGTGCCTTGGGCGAAACCATTGGGGTCATAGAACAGGCCACTGATGAAGCCCTGGTACCGCGTGTCATCGAAGGGGCCACCGCCTCGGGCCGCATCCCGGAGCCGGTCGCTGAACGTGCCGATGCCCGTGCCGGGCATGTTGAGCTGCGTGGCGTTCGTACCCCGGGCATTGCCCTGCACCTCGCCGAAGTCCCAGCCCTCGCCGTAGACGTAGATGGCCTTGCCATCCACCCCGTCCTTCTCCAGCGTCAGGGCGTCCAGGGCCGCTCGCACGTTGAGCATGTTGGCCTTCATGTGGTGGCCCATCAGGTCGAACCGGAAGCCATCCACCTTGTACTCACGCGCCCAGGTGACGAGGGAGTCCACCATCAACTTCTCCATCATCACGTTCTCGGTGGCCGTGTTCTGGCAGCACGTGGAGGTCTCCACGTTCCCGACGCCATTGAGCCGGTGGTAGTAGCCCGGGACGATGCGGTCGAGCACCGACTGGGGATCCTGCCCGGAGGAGTTGGTGTGGTTGTAGACCACGTCCATCACCACGCGCAGGCCGCGCTGGTTGAGCGACTGCACCATCTCGCGGAACTCGGTGATGCGCACCGAGCCGTCCGGCTGGGTGGCGTAGCTGCCCTCGGGGACGGTGTAGTGATAGGGGTCGTACCCCCAGTTGAAGCCATCCGCGTCGCGCACCGCGTGAATCGCTGCCTGCTGCTCTTCCGCATCCGGGGCGAAGGCGGACAGGTCTCCCGCCGGCTGGGACTGGCTGGCGCGGTTCTCCTGGATGGTGGCGATGTCGAACACCGGCAGCAGGTGCACGTGCGTCACCCCGGCCTTGGCCAGCCGCGACAGGTGCTTCGTACCGTTGGAGTCCCGGGTGAACGCCTTGAAAGTGCCGCGCTCGGCCTCCGGCACCGTGCTGTCGTGGATGCTGAAGTCGCGCACGTGCAGTTCGTAAAGGACGATGTCCTCGGGGGCCTCCAGCGCGGGCTTCTGCAACGTGTCCCACCCACTGGGGGCCAGGGCGCGGTCCTTCAAGTCGGCGATCTGGCTGCGCGTGCTGTTCATCGCCAGGCTCACCGAATAGGGATCGGTCACCTGGTTGAGCTTCACCGCCTGCTCCTTGCGGACGTAGACCTCGACCTCATAGAGGTAGAACTTGTCCTTCCACGAGGCGTCTCCCGAGACGCTCCAGACCCCCCGTGCCCCCGCCTGCATGGGAACGCGGGCAGAGGGCTGCGCCGCGGTGGAGCTGTCGAAGACGAGCAGGTCCACCTTCCGCGCCGTGGGCGCCCACAGCCGCAGCGTGGGGCCCACCACGCCCGTCTCGAAGGCGACCCCCAGCGGCCCCGTGTACGCGTAGAGCGCGTCCAGCACCCCGGCTGTCTGCACGCTCGTGGCGTCGGCCAGGACTCCTCCCGGAGGGGTGACGGAGACGGCCAGTTGCCCCTTGAGGTACTCGGGCACGCGGGCCAACTCCGCCTCGGGCACCTTCAAGGCCAGCGCATCCTTCACGAGGGGAAAGCGCACCTTCTGCTCGGCGCTCAGGCCCGCCGGATCCACGGTGAGCGTGAAGGAAGCGCCTCCTTGAATCCCGGAGGACGTCAGCCGCATCGCCCCGTCCGGCTGGTGGTGGAGCCGGAAGGTGGACCCCGCCGGGACGTTCTCGGGACTCCAGGCCAGCGTGTCGGGGGACACCCACTGGGCACGGGCTTGCACGATGTCGCCCACGGGGGCCCCGGCTTCCCGGACGGTGGGCTTCTTGGTGACGGCGTTCCAGGTAAAGATCATCTCGGTGCCCGCCGCAGGAACGGTGAAGGACAGGTTGGACGAGCCTCCATCCTGACCATAGCTCTCCGCCCAGCCTTCATTGAGGGCGACCTTCATCTCGTAGGTCCCCTCCGGAAGCGCCTTCGTGGTGAAGGTGTAGAGGCCGTCCCCATCCGGATCCTGGAGCCAGCTCTTGAGACAATCCGGTTGCCAGTCGCCGGGACAACTCAGCTCCGACTGGAAGCTCCCGGCGGCCGTCGCGATGCTCGCGTTCTTGTCACTGGTCACCCAGTGGCCCACCGGATCAAAGTAGAACTTCACCGTCGCGGGGCTCGCCAGGGTGAGCGTGATGTCCGCGCCGCCCGGCCCACCGTACGTCTCCGACAAGGCGCCATCGATCGCCACCTTGTACTTCCAGGTGCCCGCGGGAACGGAAAAGCCCTTCTGCCAGATGCCATCGCTGGCATCGAGCGTGAGCTGGGTGGCGGCACAGGTGGGATCCACGTCGCTCGCACAGCCCAACTCGCTCTGGAGATCACCAATCAGCGTCACGCTCGTGGGCGCCAGCGCGGCGGCCACACCGGGGGCGGCAGTGGCCAGCCACGCGCCAAGCACGAGTGGGCGCACGGCCAATGAAGACAGGACGGGGACTCTCAGGACACACCTCCGGAAATTGAAATGCGGTGGTGCGCGTGACTCGCGACGGACAAGCCTGGGCCTTCGAGCCCGTCGCGGCATCACGGGCGCGCGCAGCCTAACAGGGGACGGTCAGCAAGCGTCCAGGGATCCCCTCCCCTCCAGGCATCTCACCGGGCCTGCCAGCATGCGTCATAAAACATGTATCTCCCTCCAAATGAGAACAGCATGCCTGCTTGCCCTTCGAGGAGCGGGCCCAGCCCTCGGAGCGAAAACCGGGCGTCTCTCACGGGCCTGGGGTTGCGAGCAGCCGGAGGGCATCGCCACCCTGCTGGTGTGGATGAGCGGCCTGTTTCTTTCCCAGGGTGACGGATGAAGCGCTTTCTCGGAATGGCAGCGGTGGTGGGAGCGGCGTGGTGGACGGGGTGCCAGACAGACAAAGCCGTGGCGGGCTATTCCTCTCAAACGGGCTCGCCCGCGCGGATTGCCCAGAATCCCAATCTGTCAGCAGGTGAAGGGGGCCTGTTGGTGGAAGGCACTGTCGTGGAGGACACGCCGGATCGTCTCATCATCCAAGACCCTGAGGGGCTTCAGCGGGCCATCCGCATTCAGAACGATACCGTCTACCGACAAGGCGAAGAGGGCCCCCTCACCTCCCGCGAGTATCTGGAGCCGGGGGCCGTGGTGCGCGCCTCGTTCGACTACAACAACCAGGAGCGCATCGCCCAGGAAGTCATCATCCTGGAAAACGCCCAGCAGCCCGAGCCGAACGCATGGCCCGAAACGCCCTCGCCTTATCCCGAGGACCCCTGAAGTAGGATTGCAGGTGAATCGGGAAAAACCCCAAGAAACCTCTCCGTTTCCCTCGGCGAACGACGCAGCGCATCATGGCTTCGCGGGATGTGAATCCGACCACACAGGTCCAATCGGGGCGCGATAGGTCTGTTCACCTGATCGTCAATCTGTGAAAAAGTCTCGCGCCAATGCAGTCCCCGTTCCCCCGCAATGCCAACCTACCGCTCGCGTCCCCGCTCGGGGTCGTGACGTTTGCGTTGCTTCCCGCGCTCTTTTGGGCGGGCTGTGCCCACGCGCCGCCGGCCGTGCCCGCAGCACCCGCTCCCGAGGCGGCACCCGCTCCCGCCGCCCCCGCACCGGCCCCCCGCGCCTGGGCCGATGAAGTCCTGTATTTCGTCGTCGTGGATCGCTTCGCGGATGGGGACCCCGCTCATAACGTTCCCGGAGATGTCTCCGCACCCGGCACCTTTCACGGAGGAGACCTCAAGGGGCTCACGCAGCAACTCGATGAGCTGACCTCGCTGGGCATCACCGCGCTGTGGATCACCCCCGTGGTGAAGAACATCGATGGCTTCGTCACCGGCTCGGGCTTCCCGGACTGGGGCTACCACGGGTACTGGGCGGATGACTTCCACGCGATGGACCCGCGCTTCGGCACCGAGGAGGAGCTGCGCACGCTGGTGAAGGAAGCCCACGCGCGGGGCATCCGCGTGCTGCTAGACGTCGTCTACAACCACACGGGCTACGGCTCGCGGTACCTGAAGCTGCCGGAGACCAAGCACTGGCTGCGCTCGGAGGAGACGGGCACCTGCGGCCAGGACAACAACATCACCTCCTGCGTGGCCGGGCTGCCCGACTTCAAGACCGAGCAGCCCGAAGTGGCCCAGTACCTGATCGACGCGCAGATCGCCTGGGCCAAGCGCTCCGGCGTGGACGGCTTCCGGCTGGACACCCTCAAACACCTGGAGCATGGCTTCTGGCAGGAGCACCGCCGCCGCACCCGCGAGGAGCTGGGCCCAGACTTCTTCCTGCTGGGCGAGCTGTGGGGCGGCGAGCTGGCCTCGCTCGACAAGTACTTCGCCGGGGACGAGGTGGACGCGGGCTTCGACTTCAGCTTCCAGGGCAGCACCCTGGCCTTCCTGCAGGGGCGCGGGCGCACCGTGGCGTTCGATCGCTACCTCCAGTCCCGGGGGAAGATTCGCCCCGGCTACCACCTGTCCCACTTCCTGTCCTCGCACGACGTGCCCGGGGCCCTGTTCCAGTTGGGCGGCGACAAGGCCCGCTTCCAGTTGGCGGCCGTCCTCCAGCTCACCACCGCGGGCATCCCCACCATTTATTATGGTGAGGAGGTGGCGCGCCCCGGCGGAGACTGGCCCGCCAACCGCGACGACATGCCGTGGGGCGCGCGGGACGTGAAGCCCGGCGCCGGCAAGCCTCGCGACGAGGCCCTGCGCAAGACGTACCAGAAGCTCATCTCGATTCGCCGCGCGCATCCGGCGCTCTCGCGCGGCACGCACCGGGGGCTGTCCACCGACGGCGACCTGTACGTTTTCTTGCGCCATGACGCGCAGTCCGGAGACGCGGTGATGGTGGCCATCAACCGCGGGCAGACGCCGGTCTCCGTCTCACTGCCGTGGCCGGAAGCGTGGGGAACCCCGGTAGCGGAGGACCTGCTGAACGGGGGCCGGTTGGAAGGCCCTACCTTGGAGCTCGCCGTTGAGCCACTCTCGGCGCGTATCCTGGGCAAACCGGGCTAAGAGGCCCTGGAAACAACGCAAACCTACAGACACCCTGAGCACAGGGAAGAGGGCCGGATGGCCGAGGTAACGTTCAAGAACGTGGCGAAGCGGTACGGCACTGTGTCCATCATCGAGGGGCTCAACCTCGACATCCAAGACCATGAGTTCCTGGTGCTCGTGGGGCCCTCCGGCTGCGGCAAGTCCACCGCGTTGCGGATGATCGCCGGCCTGGAGGAGATCTCCGGCGGCACCGTCTCCATCGGCGGCCGTGTGGTGAACGGGCTCCCCCCCAAGGAGCGCGACGTGGCGATGGTGTTCCAGAACTACGCGCTCTACCCCCACATGTCGGTGCGGGAGAACCTCGAGTTCGGTCTGAAGATCCGCAAAACGCCGCGCCCGGAGATGGACAAGTTGGTGAACGAGGCGGCCGACGTGCTGGCCATCACCCACCTGCTGGACCGCAAGCCCAAGCAGCTGTCCGGTGGCCAGCGCCAGCGCGTGGCCCTGGGCCGCGCCATCGTGCGCAAGCCGGCCGTGTTCCTCTTCGACGAGCCGCTGTCCAACCTGGATGCCAAGCTGCGCGTGGCCATGCGCGCGGAGATCAAAAAGCTCCAACAGCGCCTGCGCGTGACGAGCGTCTACGTGACGCACGATCAGATTGAAGCGATGACGATGGGCCACCGCATCGCGGTGATGAAGGATGGCAGGCTGCAACAGCTCGGCACGCCGCTGGAAGTGTACGAGCGCCCCGCCAACGTCTTCGTCGCCCAGTTCATCGGCACCCCGCCGATGAACTTCCTGGATGCCACGCTGGACGCCCAGGCCACCACGCTGGTGGGAGACGGCTTCAGCCTGCCGGTGCCCCAGAGCCTGCGCCCGGTGACCGCGGGCAAGGGCAACCTCAAGGTGAAGGTGGGCA encodes the following:
- a CDS encoding ABC transporter ATP-binding protein, with translation MAEVTFKNVAKRYGTVSIIEGLNLDIQDHEFLVLVGPSGCGKSTALRMIAGLEEISGGTVSIGGRVVNGLPPKERDVAMVFQNYALYPHMSVRENLEFGLKIRKTPRPEMDKLVNEAADVLAITHLLDRKPKQLSGGQRQRVALGRAIVRKPAVFLFDEPLSNLDAKLRVAMRAEIKKLQQRLRVTSVYVTHDQIEAMTMGHRIAVMKDGRLQQLGTPLEVYERPANVFVAQFIGTPPMNFLDATLDAQATTLVGDGFSLPVPQSLRPVTAGKGNLKVKVGIRPDNLLAPGLTTRGETAPLQTKVEIVEPLGNEIIVHSSQGTNTLVYRLPPTQTPEPGNTLAVGVELDALHLFDAQTEQRLTA
- the fliB gene encoding flagellin lysine-N-methylase gives rise to the protein MDALPRFVRSVLEFQCLADRCEDTCCVGLRIPVSEERLAKLREGVAGTPDAERVAMLVVPQPDGPPAERAFIQMGSDGSCPFLDTQKFCSLHRRHGERVLPDGCATFPRIVSKVGEQVEVAGSLACPEMARRLLLKADALEQVPGPWEQVPRPEVARPFPGEPGDAYVLHAERIRAAALVLLHQQGFPLASRLGFLGQWAFQLDSIFRGEAPFAGDAEQAGQVLDALLPPFEAPDKLEAMHRDFATLEVPGGPCAGLLASMLKARRAVARGERFKPFADGVLVSLWGSEEAEGSPEEAWREVAARWDWLDAVHGARIQQYFLHYTVNQWLRAPFTEAPSLLAYVFRLAVRVAMLRLALAGHPAVAALRASASGLASEEQQALLDRAAVECFYLVARHVEQAPDILSLVWNMAGAGGAETLGKLILFSKF
- a CDS encoding alpha-amylase family glycosyl hydrolase; this encodes MQSPFPRNANLPLASPLGVVTFALLPALFWAGCAHAPPAVPAAPAPEAAPAPAAPAPAPRAWADEVLYFVVVDRFADGDPAHNVPGDVSAPGTFHGGDLKGLTQQLDELTSLGITALWITPVVKNIDGFVTGSGFPDWGYHGYWADDFHAMDPRFGTEEELRTLVKEAHARGIRVLLDVVYNHTGYGSRYLKLPETKHWLRSEETGTCGQDNNITSCVAGLPDFKTEQPEVAQYLIDAQIAWAKRSGVDGFRLDTLKHLEHGFWQEHRRRTREELGPDFFLLGELWGGELASLDKYFAGDEVDAGFDFSFQGSTLAFLQGRGRTVAFDRYLQSRGKIRPGYHLSHFLSSHDVPGALFQLGGDKARFQLAAVLQLTTAGIPTIYYGEEVARPGGDWPANRDDMPWGARDVKPGAGKPRDEALRKTYQKLISIRRAHPALSRGTHRGLSTDGDLYVFLRHDAQSGDAVMVAINRGQTPVSVSLPWPEAWGTPVAEDLLNGGRLEGPTLELAVEPLSARILGKPG
- the pulA gene encoding pullulanase-type alpha-1,6-glucosidase, producing the protein MRPLVLGAWLATAAPGVAAALAPTSVTLIGDLQSELGCASDVDPTCAATQLTLDASDGIWQKGFSVPAGTWKYKVAIDGALSETYGGPGGADITLTLASPATVKFYFDPVGHWVTSDKNASIATAAGSFQSELSCPGDWQPDCLKSWLQDPDGDGLYTFTTKALPEGTYEMKVALNEGWAESYGQDGGSSNLSFTVPAAGTEMIFTWNAVTKKPTVREAGAPVGDIVQARAQWVSPDTLAWSPENVPAGSTFRLHHQPDGAMRLTSSGIQGGASFTLTVDPAGLSAEQKVRFPLVKDALALKVPEAELARVPEYLKGQLAVSVTPPGGVLADATSVQTAGVLDALYAYTGPLGVAFETGVVGPTLRLWAPTARKVDLLVFDSSTAAQPSARVPMQAGARGVWSVSGDASWKDKFYLYEVEVYVRKEQAVKLNQVTDPYSVSLAMNSTRSQIADLKDRALAPSGWDTLQKPALEAPEDIVLYELHVRDFSIHDSTVPEAERGTFKAFTRDSNGTKHLSRLAKAGVTHVHLLPVFDIATIQENRASQSQPAGDLSAFAPDAEEQQAAIHAVRDADGFNWGYDPYHYTVPEGSYATQPDGSVRITEFREMVQSLNQRGLRVVMDVVYNHTNSSGQDPQSVLDRIVPGYYHRLNGVGNVETSTCCQNTATENVMMEKLMVDSLVTWAREYKVDGFRFDLMGHHMKANMLNVRAALDALTLEKDGVDGKAIYVYGEGWDFGEVQGNARGTNATQLNMPGTGIGTFSDRLRDAARGGGPFDDTRYQGFISGLFYDPNGFAQGTSEPKTLLLQHMDRIRVGLAGNLRDYSFTSVEDKAVKGSEVSYNGAPAGYTLDPQEVITYVSAHDNETLFDAVQLKAPRSASMDTRVRMHNMGISLVALAQGIPFFHAGDELLRSKSLDRNSYNSGDWFNRLDFTYQSNNWGVGLPPYDDNKDNWPFFKTLLADPALKPAPAHIAQALAHFEEVVRIRKSSRLFRLRTAAEIQQRVRFENTGSGQTPGLIVMSIQGDAPAAQGEFERAVVFFNATGTEQRFTAAAFQSQPLVLHPVQQESADPTVRTASFDGAAGTFVVPARSTVVFVQAPATPEPPPGEDDDGGCDCASANGTAFSALALLLGLSAMLRRRHAR
- a CDS encoding alpha/beta fold hydrolase, with amino-acid sequence MVLESFQVGEGEVPTVLLHGFLGSGRNLRSLAVAWSEAEPQRRFLLPDLTGHGTSPALPPGADLDTLARDVQETARAKGFTGPLEWVGHSLGGRVSLAASLLFPSEVTPVTLLDITPSPVPVNLSESGMVLNILLQAPDSAPSRKEMRADLMGHGLSAGLADWLVMNLVSLPEGGVRWRFDRQALLELHERVNKTDLWAAVERPGAKVRCIRGGRARYVTDADLARLEKAGCPVATLPESGHFVHVDAPQALLQWLRTWG
- a CDS encoding nuclear transport factor 2 family protein is translated as MSVAALLCLSLVAAAPAAPAVPKVAAPAAVLDDWHKAAAEADEARYFGHFTAEGVFLGTDATERWTRDAFRAWAKPYFTRGKAWSFRAVSRNLVVSKDGTVAWFDEVLDTPNMGPCRGSGVLVKEGNLWKIAQYNLSVPIPNEVLPDITSRIEKHLKAPAPEGK